CCGGTACCAGACACAGCCCTCGGCTCCTAAGATCTTGTTTTTGTCCTTCTGGATCCTTGCTAGACTTGTCAGAATTCTGCACAttaattaagaaaagaaatgcaATATAATAATTACATATGTCCAAAATAATTAAGCAAAACCCGTCATTAACCTTTAACTCCCTCTACCTATATATATACAAGGAAGAAGAATATTGTACCTGCTGGTGGTGCATGGGAGCTCCAGTACTTTTCATGTATGGGTTGCTAAGTACCTAATAAAAATTTAGCATGAATAAGGCATATATTATAATTGGGACTCATTCGCTATGATAGAGTATATATTGTATAGCAAAGTCCAGATGGAAACTTACAGTGACTTGCTCATGGAGGAATTTGATGTATTCAATAGCTTCAGAGAGCACTGAGGCTGTATCAGTCTGACACACAATATAACATGATTAAAATGGGAAGAGagcgggaaaaaaaaaaaaagaatcatcATAGGCTTTCATCAAGAATGTAAAATGATACTTTGATCACTATGCATAGTCTTTGTGAAAGTAAAGCTTTAGCTGATCAGAGAATTGCagaggaaaaaagaaagaaaaaaaaaaatgttacctTTCCGAAAGGCGAAACCAATTGTTGGAGCGCAGTGATTCTGTCCCCCATCTTCTCTTTCCTCACCTAAGAGATATCAAAGTTGAAAAAGAATTCTCAATTTATTGTTTCTATGTGCACTATAAATGATCATGATGATGTAAACGAAGAAAATTAAATAGCCTCATCTTCTCAAAaaggtttttatgaaattttgatTTTACCTTAAAGGCTGGCATGGGCGATGGCGTTTCATTTCGAGGCCTTTTTGTTGCTCCCTCACTCCCACTTTTCTTTACTACTGTACTCGAATCCCGTACTTCAGATATATTCTgctggaaaggaaagaaaaaatgaGTGAACCGAAAGATTTCAAAATCAACATACCCACCCACTATATTTCTGTATTTTCGATGCATATTTACACAATTACGCAATCTTTTGAAtactatcatatatatatatgggtatGGATACCTTTGGTTTTTCTTCGAAATTTGAAGTTGGAAATTGTGGTTGTAACGATGGGAAAAAGTTTGGACGAACATCAGTCATGGAACTTGCAGATGCATTCCAGAAGGGGGCGTTATTGGAGAAGTGCAATTGGTGGGGAGGCTGTTTAGGAGGTGAATTTCTCAAGAACTGAGGCACCTTATTAGCCCATGAAGGCACCAATTCATTACTAGTAATCCCATAATTTGCCCCATAAGTATAGCTCATCGATCGGTTCTCGAAAGAAGACTGTTGTGTAGGTTGATTATCAGATCCCAGAAGACCTTGCAACATCGTTGAAGGGCTTCCATAGATAGCAGTTGAATCCATTTGAAACTGCAAGCCTTGACATGTCACAGTACTATCACAAGAGCTCCCATGAGGACTAAACTGCGGTTGATCCAAAGAAAAACCTCGGTTCATTTGCTTAAACTCATTCATGGAAGATTCCCCACTAAACATTCTCTCTCTCCACTGAACTTGAGATGATCCAATCCCAGTTTCTTGCTGATAACTTGTGCTCGAATTCAAGTTCTCTTGCAGCATCGAACGGAGGCTGCTGTCAGTCTTATCACTGCGACTGCCATAACAAGCATCAACAAATTTTGACTTCTAAAAGAATCGAAACAATTAATTATTACAATAGGGTTTCAAATTTTCAATAACAACTAGACTTACAGTAAAGCTTGGTTCCAATCCATGGCCTGGGAAGAGAGGCCTAAACCCATCATATGCAAGTCAGCACCAGAATCTTGGCCTTGTTGCAGCTTCTGGGTATCATGAAAAACTACAGAACTATCTGAGACGGAGGCAGACTCAATAGAAGACCTTCCTTTGACATCCACCATTTCCGATGGCCAAGCAAAGCTGCCCAAGCTATTAAGCcctgaagatgaagaagaagagccgCTATCAAACCTGTTCCTAGAAGAATCCCACCAGTTTGTGGTTGTGTTGAACTCATCCGCCATGGTTAAAAGGCAAAGGTAAAGCTGCTGCTGATGCTGGTGCTTTATAGTTGCTATGTTGGAGGTTTTGTGCGGTTAATGTCGTAAGAATCTTGGGTTTTTTCTTGGGCAATCAATCCCTTGAATTGTTTAGTTTGCTGGAAGCTTTTCTTCCTTTTTGTGGTTACATAAAATTATAGAAAACGGTTCGCTGCATCTGAAGGGTATTTATAGTGAGGAAAGAAGCCATTTGGGTCTCCGTGGAGTAACCGGAATGCTGGTGTTTGACATTTCTAGGGGTGAATGAGCTGAGCTGAGCTGATGGATGATTAGACAAAGGAAAGGCCATATTGAAATtcaatttcttacttttttttattattattttctttttttttttttcttaatttgttgGAGGACTGCCTTTTGCTTTACTCCAATTGCATAATATTAATAAAGAAAATTTTATGCCCAATTAAATCACGCCAGGTTAGTATCCACTTTAATTTCAGCTGTTATTTCTgtgataatatatttttattaatttgttgTTGAGCCTGCATCGCAAAATTTAAAATCTAAATTAATCAGCTTTAAAattaaagttattttttaaattataatatatatatatatataaaagaaatggaTAGCATATCATAACTatcaacacaatatataatctcTTCGAAATTTGCCTCTACAACAAAATCACAGGGTTTCTAATCATAATTTCTCTCCTCTAAAACTTAAAAAAATACCCATACTAATTAGAAAAAATTGAGATAATTTATGCTTTAATTTAATGGTAAATACAAAAAACTTTCCAAAATACGTCTTAAAGTTTGAATCACACTtataatgagaaaaaaaaagccaaatataaaaaattaaaataaaaattataaattttagtcTCATATATATAACAAGTATAAATAATGTGTATagcatattaaataaataaataaataaatatatttatttatttatttagtatgTTATACACATTATTTATACACGTTATTaatatttgtaatttaattttatttgtatataattttttaataattttatacaataaattaaattaatattatttaattaaaaaataaatagttcattaaatataaaaatttttaaaattatagtattttaaaatattaaattttataaaatttaataataaaaattaaaaacaaattttAACTAAAAACTTTATCTTGTAATGATaacaataataattttatctCTACATATTTTCAATTATTCTCATTATAATTTGCATATAAAAATTAAACGTTAAAtttgttatttaaattaaaatatattattaatgttaatttaattaattttataaataaaaatatttattaaattaaaattataaaatatctattaaattaaaatttattatatctttaattatattttttttttatagaaagtaAGCTgttctaattaaatttaattaagaaagagttattaataatagaaaattacctttttttcttatatattttGTTTAACTTTTAacgattataataatttttttatcttttatttattttttaagttttaacttaattaaataattagattTTGATGGTATTAAAATTCTATGTTTAGAATTCTTAATATTTAAGTTTTACCTTAAATAATTAGATTTTGATGGTGTTAGAATTTTATGTTGAGATAGACTTATagtagaaaataataataataattaacttttaatagcgatttaaatttaatttttcattgttATAATATCAAAGTACCACTAATTTTGAATTAGtataaaaagtattaaaaatataatttaatttttttaataaaattattaataaaatagtgcattgataattaataattttaattgtattgaagtaatGGTAGAAATTGTTCATACTTAAAATTTTGTGAAATAGGCATTAAATAGGCGTAATTGAGTTTGCCATTTAAAAATAGATTCCTTAAGCTGCTACCATAGGATGTCTTATAACGACGCTTGTAAGCTATTTTTGGCAGTCTTATAAATAATAACTTGTAATTTGGAAAGATAATAATCCATCTTCTCTCTTCTTCttgatttttatggcattataactttaaaaattaaatacaactatatatatattttaaatgttcattaaaaattttaattaaaattgaattaaaatattttaagttttaattcaatttattcaattattttaatttttgaaattcatttaCATTGTAATTATGAtgttaataaaaatgaaaaaaaatagatAGAGTCGCCAAAAAATTCCCAATTTCAACACATAATTAAAGCATGAATCCCACAAAAGTAACCAATTAGAAGCACTCTTATATATAAACTTGTTATGCAAgttgtgaactgattattaagtTCAACAAATTATCAATTATTTATGAATTAAACTATGTACATCAATCCTTTACAAGCAATTATTTGTATTTTTATAATactgtaaataatataaataatgaaaggCAATTTTGACAAACCAATCTACccttcatacatatatatatatataattagtcaTTTATTATCATGATActaaattatctttaattttaatatattaacatggatcaataaaactatttaataaaaaagagaaaattatttaaatgaaTAACTAAGCCCTCGGTAAATTttgttttttatatataaattaatcatattagtaaaaaatatatatataaataaaactcTCTAATAGTTTTCCATCTCAATACAAATAGCTTAAATTATAGAAAAATACTCTAATAGAATTCTAAAataattctaaaatattttttaaaacaaatttatgatatttttattttgtttgatGGGTATTTTGAGTAATCTCAATATTCTTCCTCttcctcatatatatatatatatatgggtgtGCGGTTCCGATTCGTTTTTcatatttcaattttgatttcgaTTCGGTACAATTTTCGGTTCTTCAATTTTAGTTTTGTTCGGTACAGTTCCGATTCGATTCTTGTTCttgaaatattttatataattattttttaaaaaaatcatatttaattaatatttaaattttgaattgggttattaacatataaaatatcatataatatatattttaactatttctaaattatataatttttaacaataaagTACATAAATAATTTAGTATtatgtatattatataatataacagtataaatatattatacattatacattttaactatttattaattatgtaatatttaattataatatataaatataattataaattaacatatatatagcataatagtacatttataattaaaaaatataagataatttaatatatttataactaaaattattaggaaaatatacataaataaaatataatattaaattatatttagtttattattaaatatacatatataaatatatataattatattaaaagtatataatacatctaaaaaaaagaaaaatatatatataaattcaattttagtTCGGTTTCGGTATAGTTTCAGTTGAttcttagtgaaaaatcaaaacaAATCAAAGTATTAAAATAACTTTTGTTCAGTATAATtttttggttcgattcgatttggaACCCTAGAACCATGCAcaaccctctctctctctctctgtgtgtatatatatatatatatatattcaacttaactcaactcaacttaactaaaCATTTATCCTAAGAAATTTGGGGTCAGGTATATGTATTATCTTTCTTTattctaaacaattttgggttaaaatCTTGAAAATGTGTAATGCTGTCGGCATATTGtctcgctttcggtgaacgcccgaCACCCTTGTATATTTCTCGCTATACCCGGACTCCGATGTAGGGCGTCGTAAGTAgaagacgccccaacgtttatattatTTGAATCCATTTCATgaggtgtgatgaaatttttacgctggttgtaaTCTACCGCAACTCTCCTCCTTTATTCGAGTTTGAAACCGGCTAAGTACAAACTACTTATTTAACCTATCATGTATTTAATATACAAATATATAGCTCATACTTATTTAATATGTAAATTCCACCATATATAGTATGTCTTGAATTCATCATAAATCAGATATAAGAATTTCCCTTTTTCTAACAACGGAAAGGCATCTTATTTTCCCATCAAATCTTATAACTGTGGTTCTTTCTTTCAAAATATAGCATGCCGCGGAGCTTcaatggtttatggaaaatctttaaatatttggttaatttgtttttttatttaattttgattaaaaattatattcgACACCTTATAATTTATAACGACTCTAAtacaattaaactaattaaactcatttataaatttttttacacGTTATTTTTTGGAAAATGTAAATTCTTTTCGATTTATACCCAATTACTATATTACTGTCATTAGACTCTTAATCATACAATGTGAATTAAATGATGAATTCAACTTGAAATTAATTTCCAATTTGTAATGTAAAATTAACCAAgattttaaacaatttaataCGATGGATTATTTCTAATGGGTGAATTATAGATATAGAAAATAATTGACAACATcccataaatttatattttaaagatCAGATATGATACCAATCTATCAACTCAACTACAAGCTACC
The Hevea brasiliensis isolate MT/VB/25A 57/8 chromosome 15, ASM3005281v1, whole genome shotgun sequence genome window above contains:
- the LOC110643122 gene encoding transcription factor bHLH123 isoform X1, with amino-acid sequence MADEFNTTTNWWDSSRNRFDSGSSSSSSGLNSLGSFAWPSEMVDVKGRSSIESASVSDSSVVFHDTQKLQQGQDSGADLHMMGLGLSSQAMDWNQALLRSDKTDSSLRSMLQENLNSSTSYQQETGIGSSQVQWRERMFSGESSMNEFKQMNRGFSLDQPQFSPHGSSCDSTVTCQGLQFQMDSTAIYGSPSTMLQGLLGSDNQPTQQSSFENRSMSYTYGANYGITSNELVPSWANKVPQFLRNSPPKQPPHQLHFSNNAPFWNASASSMTDVRPNFFPSLQPQFPTSNFEEKPKQNISEVRDSSTVVKKSGSEGATKRPRNETPSPMPAFKVRKEKMGDRITALQQLVSPFGKTDTASVLSEAIEYIKFLHEQVTVLSNPYMKSTGAPMHHQQNSDKSSKDPEGQKQDLRSRGLCLVPVSSTFPVTHETTVDFWTPTFGGTFR
- the LOC110643122 gene encoding transcription factor bHLH123 isoform X2 encodes the protein MADEFNTTTNWWDSSRNRFDSGSSSSSSGLNSLGSFAWPSEMVDVKGRSSIESASVSDSSVVFHDTQKLQQGQDSGADLHMMGLGLSSQAMDWNQALLRSDKTDSSLRSMLQENLNSSTSYQQETGIGSSQVQWRERMFSGESSMNEFKQMNRGFSLDQPQFSPHGSSCDSTVTCQGLQFQMDSTAIYGSPSTMLQGLLGSDNQPTQQSSFENRSMSYTYGANYGITSNELVPSWANKVPQFLRNSPPKQPPHQLHFSNNAPFWNASASSMTDVRPNFFPSLQPQFPTSNFEEKPKNISEVRDSSTVVKKSGSEGATKRPRNETPSPMPAFKVRKEKMGDRITALQQLVSPFGKTDTASVLSEAIEYIKFLHEQVTVLSNPYMKSTGAPMHHQQNSDKSSKDPEGQKQDLRSRGLCLVPVSSTFPVTHETTVDFWTPTFGGTFR